The stretch of DNA GCTGCACCTCGTTGCCGTTGAAATAGTGGCAGGTCCCCACCACGCCGTTCATGGCCCGGGAAAAGGTGGAGCGGCAGCCCGAGAAGACTATCCTGCCGGTGCAGTATTGAAAGGTGGCGTAGTTGCCGTTGACGCAGTCCCCGGCGTCGCAGTCCTCGGCCCGGGACTCGCTGCAGCCCTCAAAGTCTATGCCCACGTCCTTGCAGCGGGCGACGGAACAGTGTCTGACGACGATGTTTTCGCCCATGCTGCCCCAGATGCCTCCGCCCTCAACGTCCGTGACGCGGCAGTCTGCGATGAGGCCGTTTTTCAAAAAGCCCATGTTGCTGTGGAGGCCTCCCCGCCGCACGTCGCTGTCGCCGCCCCACCACTGGATGCCGTGGGCAAAGCCCTCCAGCCTGCAGTCCCTGACGGCAAAGCCGTCGGTCCAGTCTATTTCCACTCCCTGGACCGGCGCCCCGCCGCCCCGGAAGACGCAGCCGCTGACCGTGACGTCCCTGTTCAGGGTGTCTCTCGCGGCGGAAAAGTGTTCCACCCGGACCCCGGCCATATTTTCCGTCTTTATCCGGCTGACCGTGAGGTGCCGGACCTGTTTGGCCACCAGGGCTGAGACCGGCGAAGGAGAGGGGCATTTGAAGGTGAGGCCTGACACGGACACCCGGTCCGTGTATTTTCCCCGGGTCCCGGTTTCAAAGGCGTTGCAGCTGCCGTCCAGGAGCAGCACGGTGTTCCCGGAGCCGGCGACCCGGGTGTCCGGGCCCAGCTTCACGGTGCGGGACAGCCTGTAGGTGCCGGAGGGCACCGTCACGTCGCCGCCCCTGTCCGCCGCTGCCTGCAGCCGGTCGGTGATATCCTCCGCGGCCGCGGCCCCCAGAGGCAGGATGAAAAGTACAAACAATAGTATTAGCTTCATAAAAAAAAGCAGGCCGCAGCCTGCCTTGTCATATCTTAGTTGTTTTGAGCAACTGATTTCTTGATCTGGTCCGCAATGTCGGCGAACTCGGGGATGAAGATCTGGATGTCTGCATCCGTCATGCGTTTGTTCAGGGTGTCCTTGAATTTGTCGTTGCTGCCCAGCTTGTTGATGCTGACGTTGGCTTCCAGCTCGTCCTTCACGTCCTCATAGGACTTGTTGACTGCCGGCACGTCCTTGCAGGTCATGACGTAGTATTCGTACTTGTCTTTTTCGCCTGCGTCCATCTTGCTGACGGGGGACCATTCGCCGTTCTTCAGGGCCTTGGCTACCTTGTCCACACTGGGGTCGATCTTGATGGCCTCTTCGGTCATGCCGGGGAAGGCCTGCACGTTCTCATTGTCTTTTCTGAGTTCAAACAGGGCTTTGATGAAAGCCTTTTCGTCCTCGGCGCCGGTGATCTGGGAGGCTATCTCCTTGGCCTTCTTCTCGTCGTCGCCCAGCATGACCAGGGTGTATTCCTTGTGAGCGGGCTTCTGATACAGCTCACTCTTCTGCTGGTCATAGAGCTTTTTCATTTCTTCTTCCTTGGCGGGAACCAGCTTCTTGGCGATGT from Abditibacteriota bacterium encodes:
- a CDS encoding peptidyl-prolyl cis-trans isomerase, with the translated sequence MRKIIPLALLAAALLFAGCNKDNGGAPTVKLPGVPKNVATVNGLNITSKDYQTYLHDNYGETALPALIKEKIIESWAKDLKVYPTSDDIAKAMDQLKEGPAYQYQSMQTEPDLLDKQISKMAKQQAVLVNIAKKLVPAKEEEMKKLYDQQKSELYQKPAHKEYTLVMLGDDEKKAKEIASQITGAEDEKAFIKALFELRKDNENVQAFPGMTEEAIKIDPSVDKVAKALKNGEWSPVSKMDAGEKDKYEYYVMTCKDVPAVNKSYEDVKDELEANVSINKLGSNDKFKDTLNKRMTDADIQIFIPEFADIADQIKKSVAQNN
- a CDS encoding right-handed parallel beta-helix repeat-containing protein, translating into MKLILLFVLFILPLGAAAAEDITDRLQAAADRGGDVTVPSGTYRLSRTVKLGPDTRVAGSGNTVLLLDGSCNAFETGTRGKYTDRVSVSGLTFKCPSPSPVSALVAKQVRHLTVSRIKTENMAGVRVEHFSAARDTLNRDVTVSGCVFRGGGAPVQGVEIDWTDGFAVRDCRLEGFAHGIQWWGGDSDVRRGGLHSNMGFLKNGLIADCRVTDVEGGGIWGSMGENIVVRHCSVARCKDVGIDFEGCSESRAEDCDAGDCVNGNYATFQYCTGRIVFSGCRSTFSRAMNGVVGTCHYFNGNEVQLADYQDVTFEDCSFSSSVPSVIRPWHALHSFSLLRCAMTNTAADTDTPRLDLLRIQGCSFTFDSACEGPALTAAVCSPAAFSGPSVFVTDNTFTAPRGPAAVRIVKKSDPAAAYVFRGNKAKGFSEAPEVTNLGTEPLKDAGREQTPLIAQSS